A genome region from Methanococcoides burtonii DSM 6242 includes the following:
- the rimI gene encoding ribosomal protein S18-alanine N-acetyltransferase: MPRDFEQVLAIEMEAFTEHNPFVYMNFYEMKDEGFLVATMDSNIIGFVMGYRSETNEGRIFSLAVKKEWQNIGVGKKLLNSILDLFKDKGIKSATLEVRISNDKAIQMYRNMDFIACWIEQDYYSDGESGIIMKKQLSPRSWVNHSKNISFEVPSLSDTKFRLPDNI; encoded by the coding sequence ATGCCCCGGGATTTTGAACAGGTTCTGGCCATTGAAATGGAAGCATTTACCGAACACAATCCTTTCGTTTACATGAACTTCTATGAGATGAAGGATGAAGGATTTCTTGTTGCGACCATGGACAGCAATATCATTGGTTTTGTCATGGGATATCGTTCTGAAACGAACGAAGGTCGTATATTCTCCCTGGCAGTTAAAAAGGAATGGCAGAATATAGGAGTTGGAAAAAAGCTCCTTAATTCTATTCTGGACCTGTTCAAAGATAAGGGCATAAAATCTGCGACCCTTGAGGTAAGGATCAGTAACGATAAAGCTATTCAGATGTACAGGAACATGGATTTTATAGCGTGCTGGATCGAACAGGATTATTATTCGGATGGAGAAAGTGGGATCATTATGAAAAAACAACTTTCTCCAAGATCGTGGGTAAATCATTCCAAGAATATCTCTTTTGAAGTACCTTCACTTTCTGATACCAAGTTCCGATTACCTGACAATATTTAA
- the arcS gene encoding archaeosine synthase subunit alpha, which produces MTSYFEVEQRDGAARIGKILFPTPVRTPYIIDTASLNDAHSPITDAGSIWNISIEEAEERIRKIREEVGDETIIILPHQDLTLEVPEDVVMKISERTEVESTGPIGRIFRKGVDVKKADLYVMEGAGSLEGNARKFLERLIDLKGSVAPDTAIYLPNLCTPANAAMLVYLGIDIVDDTKAIIAGCSDIYMTTAGKYFLDSMTELPCRCEACAPITIEELRAMPKADRAELISRHNRNMLEAEIVLARERIRSGNLREYIEGQCRTEPWLAALLRLSDTQYDYMEKQTPIARSNQMLATTSESMTRPEVVRFAKRIQERYTPPESEILVLFPCSAKKPYSISNSHNKFIKSLGKYRKFVHEVILTSPLGIIPRELEMTYPAAHYDAVVTGYWDAEEIKWVSACLRDYLSKHKYSHVVAHLEGAYREICEIVSEQLSIEFIYTSTGNVSSYDSLDNLKKTVSDIVAEREYKQNRSRIDMMRSIADYQFGPGAGKLIVPDDAKIKAPFPKHQVFIGKEQIATMIPQYGILALTVAGIRLLSNSEEYSGYTVTIDDFLPRGSLLAPGVVAADKNIRPGDEVMITGSKAIGVGRAMMSGEEMVGSSRGVAVDLRHVKKAD; this is translated from the coding sequence ATGACATCATACTTTGAGGTAGAACAACGGGATGGTGCTGCCCGAATTGGAAAAATACTCTTTCCAACACCAGTAAGGACACCATATATAATTGATACAGCATCCCTTAACGATGCCCATTCCCCCATAACAGATGCAGGCTCCATCTGGAACATCTCTATTGAAGAAGCAGAAGAAAGGATCAGGAAGATCCGCGAAGAGGTCGGGGATGAAACTATTATCATACTTCCTCATCAGGACCTGACCTTGGAAGTACCTGAAGATGTGGTAATGAAGATCTCGGAGAGAACCGAAGTTGAATCTACAGGTCCCATAGGCCGCATCTTCCGCAAAGGTGTGGATGTGAAAAAGGCTGACCTTTACGTAATGGAAGGTGCAGGTTCTTTAGAAGGAAATGCGAGAAAGTTCCTGGAGAGACTTATCGATCTGAAGGGTAGTGTTGCTCCTGATACCGCAATATATCTGCCGAACCTCTGTACCCCTGCAAATGCTGCAATGCTTGTCTACCTTGGAATAGATATTGTCGATGATACAAAGGCAATAATAGCCGGATGTAGCGATATCTACATGACAACTGCCGGCAAATATTTCCTTGATTCGATGACAGAGCTGCCATGCAGATGTGAAGCATGCGCACCTATTACCATCGAGGAACTAAGGGCAATGCCTAAAGCTGATAGGGCAGAGCTGATCAGCAGACACAACCGCAACATGCTGGAAGCAGAGATAGTCCTGGCGAGGGAAAGGATACGCTCCGGTAACCTTCGTGAATACATTGAAGGACAATGTAGAACAGAGCCATGGCTTGCGGCACTTTTGAGACTTTCCGATACCCAATACGACTACATGGAAAAGCAAACTCCTATTGCCAGGTCCAACCAGATGCTTGCAACGACTTCTGAATCCATGACACGGCCTGAGGTCGTCAGGTTTGCAAAGAGGATACAGGAAAGATATACACCGCCAGAATCCGAAATACTTGTGCTTTTTCCTTGCTCGGCAAAGAAACCATATTCAATATCCAATTCCCATAACAAGTTCATAAAATCGCTTGGAAAGTATAGGAAATTCGTACATGAGGTAATCCTTACCTCCCCACTCGGTATCATACCCAGAGAACTTGAAATGACCTATCCTGCAGCACATTATGATGCTGTTGTGACAGGATACTGGGATGCTGAAGAAATAAAGTGGGTCTCTGCCTGCCTCAGAGATTATCTGTCAAAACACAAATATTCACATGTCGTAGCACATTTAGAAGGTGCTTACAGGGAAATATGTGAGATCGTTTCAGAACAACTTTCCATAGAGTTCATCTATACAAGTACAGGGAACGTGTCATCATACGACTCCCTTGATAACCTGAAAAAGACCGTTTCTGATATAGTAGCTGAAAGGGAGTATAAGCAGAACAGATCAAGGATCGACATGATGAGGTCTATTGCAGACTACCAGTTCGGTCCAGGTGCTGGCAAGCTGATCGTACCTGACGATGCAAAGATAAAAGCGCCATTCCCCAAACATCAGGTCTTCATCGGCAAAGAGCAGATCGCTACAATGATACCTCAGTATGGTATACTCGCACTTACCGTCGCAGGGATACGATTGCTTTCAAATTCCGAGGAGTACTCAGGTTATACTGTGACCATAGATGATTTCCTCCCAAGGGGATCATTGCTTGCACCAGGTGTTGTTGCAGCTGACAAGAACATCAGACCCGGAGATGAGGTTATGATCACCGGAAGTAAAGCAATCGGAGTCGGACGCGCTATGATGAGTGGAGAAGAGATGGTTGGGTCCTCAAGAGGCGTAGCTGTAGACCTCAGACACGTAAAAAAAGCTGACTAA
- a CDS encoding FAD-binding oxidoreductase: protein MMLTKELEDILGKENVSTRMSELYCYSFDASGVEGLPDFVVRPATTEQVADVVKLADMSNTPVVARGAGSGLCGGAVPVEGGIVLDMCSMDHILDIDIDNLQITVEPGVVHEKLNKALEPYGFFFPPDPGSTAMCTIGGLMANNGSGIRCVKYGTTRNYVLDLEVVMADGRIVHTGSKTLKTASGYDLTDLMVGSEGTLGIITKAVLKVHPLPHARSVILASFDNTTLAGKAVVKVLSSGIIPSACEILDSTAIKAVRSFDPSVELSDVGAILMIEVDGMENAVREEAALVGKACEELASAIKVAESGAESENLWKARRLVGAAISKIDVKRTRIYVGEDIGVPIKELPGMLEYVRSLSEEFDIHIMTYGHIGDGNLHTGMAIDMLSEEELETAHAVADRIYRRAISVGGTVSAEHGVGKARAMYMELEHPTSLEIMRQIKKTLDPKGILNPGKMGL from the coding sequence ATGATGCTCACTAAAGAACTTGAGGACATCCTCGGGAAAGAGAATGTTTCTACCCGAATGTCAGAGCTTTACTGTTATTCCTTTGATGCTTCCGGCGTAGAAGGGCTGCCGGACTTTGTTGTAAGGCCTGCAACCACTGAACAGGTAGCTGATGTAGTCAAATTAGCTGATATGTCTAACACTCCTGTTGTTGCAAGGGGTGCAGGCTCAGGTCTTTGCGGCGGCGCGGTTCCGGTAGAAGGCGGCATTGTGCTTGATATGTGCTCAATGGACCACATCCTTGACATCGATATTGACAATCTTCAGATAACAGTGGAACCCGGTGTTGTTCACGAAAAACTTAACAAGGCACTGGAGCCGTATGGTTTTTTCTTCCCGCCTGACCCTGGGAGCACTGCCATGTGTACTATCGGCGGGCTCATGGCGAACAATGGAAGCGGGATAAGGTGTGTGAAATACGGTACTACCAGGAACTATGTTCTCGATCTTGAGGTCGTCATGGCCGATGGCAGAATAGTGCACACCGGCTCGAAGACTTTGAAAACAGCTTCAGGGTATGATCTGACCGATCTGATGGTAGGTTCTGAAGGCACTCTTGGTATTATCACTAAGGCTGTGCTCAAGGTACATCCTCTGCCCCATGCCCGCAGTGTCATACTTGCATCCTTTGACAATACCACTCTTGCCGGCAAGGCCGTGGTGAAGGTGCTCTCATCCGGGATCATACCTTCGGCATGTGAAATTCTTGACAGTACTGCCATCAAGGCTGTCAGGAGTTTCGATCCTTCTGTGGAACTTTCGGATGTGGGTGCTATTCTTATGATAGAAGTGGACGGGATGGAGAACGCGGTCAGGGAAGAAGCTGCTCTTGTGGGGAAAGCCTGTGAGGAGCTGGCTTCTGCCATAAAGGTCGCGGAGAGTGGAGCTGAAAGTGAGAATCTATGGAAGGCACGCAGGCTGGTAGGTGCTGCCATATCAAAGATCGATGTTAAGCGCACTCGTATCTATGTCGGAGAAGATATCGGAGTTCCAATAAAAGAATTACCTGGTATGCTCGAATACGTGCGTTCGCTTTCAGAAGAGTTTGATATTCACATCATGACCTATGGTCATATCGGCGATGGAAATCTCCATACCGGGATGGCCATCGATATGCTCAGTGAGGAAGAACTGGAAACTGCACATGCTGTGGCGGACAGGATATACAGGCGTGCCATTTCTGTGGGCGGTACTGTGAGTGCTGAGCATGGGGTAGGAAAGGCACGAGCGATGTATATGGAACTGGAACATCCAACTTCCCTTGAGATAATGCGGCAGATAAAGAAGACCCTTGATCCGAAAGGGATACTGAATCCGGGTAAAATGGGGCTTTGA
- a CDS encoding (Fe-S)-binding protein: MQEDKQRSILKCVRCGACRSICPVFEEFGWESFSTRGRMLLAKGISNGMDVDESMIDSINTCTTCGLCEQMCPAGAKPSDVFEELRRDLVSMGKITGTQLELYNNTLLTGNPLGEKRPDTSFILKQRDVPKVADYVYFVGCLGSYRFRETALKTYDLIKDMGVTVLSDEVCCGSPLLRTGFDADELIRHNLEQIEKTGAHTIVASCAGCYNTFKNDYPDRFNVVHITEFLAEHIDELGLEMLDITVTYHDPCHLGRANRVFDPPRKLIIAVCDLKEMRTNRENAKCCGGGGGVRKGYPELSASIAKKRIMDVPDNVDYMVTCCPLCRTNLEQASAVPVIDLLDLLYMAQKERLKVA, encoded by the coding sequence ATGCAGGAAGATAAGCAAAGATCTATCCTCAAATGTGTCCGTTGCGGGGCATGCCGTAGCATATGTCCGGTCTTTGAAGAATTTGGCTGGGAATCTTTCAGTACGAGAGGGCGTATGCTTCTCGCAAAGGGCATTTCAAATGGGATGGATGTGGATGAAAGTATGATCGATAGCATCAATACCTGTACTACATGCGGGTTGTGTGAGCAGATGTGTCCCGCAGGGGCAAAACCCTCGGATGTTTTTGAGGAATTACGTCGTGACCTTGTCAGCATGGGCAAGATCACAGGTACACAATTGGAATTGTATAATAATACTCTCCTTACGGGAAACCCACTGGGTGAAAAGAGACCCGATACAAGTTTTATCCTGAAACAAAGGGATGTTCCCAAGGTCGCAGACTATGTATATTTCGTAGGGTGTTTAGGTTCATATCGATTCAGGGAAACTGCTCTCAAGACATATGATCTTATTAAAGATATGGGGGTGACCGTACTTTCTGATGAGGTATGTTGTGGCTCTCCGCTACTCAGGACCGGATTCGATGCGGATGAGCTCATAAGACATAATCTTGAGCAGATCGAAAAGACCGGTGCACATACCATAGTAGCCAGTTGTGCAGGGTGTTATAATACTTTCAAGAATGACTATCCTGACAGGTTCAATGTTGTTCACATAACTGAATTTTTAGCAGAACATATTGATGAATTGGGGCTTGAAATGCTGGACATTACGGTAACATATCATGACCCATGTCATCTTGGCAGGGCAAACAGGGTATTTGATCCTCCCCGAAAACTGATAATAGCTGTTTGTGATCTTAAAGAAATGAGGACCAACAGGGAAAATGCCAAATGTTGTGGAGGTGGTGGAGGAGTTAGAAAAGGCTATCCTGAACTTTCGGCTTCAATTGCTAAAAAGAGGATAATGGATGTTCCTGATAATGTGGATTACATGGTGACATGTTGTCCGTTGTGTAGGACGAATCTGGAACAGGCAAGTGCTGTTCCGGTAATTGATCTGCTGGACCTGTTATATATGGCACAAAAGGAAAGGCTGAAGGTCGCCTAA
- a CDS encoding hybrid sensor histidine kinase/response regulator: MPLKKSKILIIDNEIFNVELLEAILSSDYEVIKAYSGYKGLEIATTESPDIILLDIMIPDITGHELCKILKNDERTRLIPIIMLTSLTEKKEKIKSLEEGADDFLNKPVNYLEISSRVRSLLKIKHLQENIIQEKNQAYQYLDAAGSIIVIINKDTEIVFANKKSCNIFGWEKKDIRGKSWIDLIQENGRESRKQDLHNILSGKAEPPEYYERLIVTKNADGTFSERIILWHDVILKDSEGNITGIIRSGENTTERKNIEEELSKANEKLHSSHKMKDEFLANINHELRTPLISIKGFSELLYNERLGNLNERQKRTMESVVRNSERLQHLIESLFYVSEMQNETIKYTFSFLNIKNILETLKKDMFPQIDHKGLEVNADIPDSLPPIHGNTKYIESVLMHLLDNAIKYTPSGKSISLIASEENGDIHIIIKDTGKGIPTDMLTHIFSEVPEEGDECDLCYSNQDYGLIICKKIIEAHRGSIWINSEVNHGTEIHVKLPVFVEKEISANK, translated from the coding sequence ATGCCACTAAAAAAATCGAAAATATTGATCATTGACAATGAAATTTTCAATGTTGAGCTGTTGGAAGCTATACTCAGTTCCGACTATGAAGTTATAAAAGCATATTCTGGTTACAAAGGTCTTGAAATAGCAACTACCGAAAGTCCTGATATTATCTTACTTGACATCATGATACCAGACATTACAGGGCATGAATTGTGCAAGATACTGAAGAATGATGAACGCACAAGGCTCATACCTATCATCATGCTAACCTCATTGACAGAAAAGAAAGAAAAGATAAAAAGCCTTGAAGAAGGTGCAGACGATTTTCTCAACAAACCTGTCAATTATCTGGAGATATCAAGCCGAGTGCGTTCCCTATTAAAAATAAAGCACTTGCAGGAGAACATAATCCAGGAAAAGAATCAGGCATACCAATATCTCGATGCAGCAGGTTCTATTATTGTCATAATCAACAAGGACACAGAGATAGTATTTGCAAATAAGAAGAGCTGTAATATCTTTGGTTGGGAAAAAAAGGATATTCGCGGTAAAAGCTGGATAGATTTAATTCAGGAAAACGGACGTGAAAGCCGAAAACAGGACTTGCACAACATCTTGAGCGGTAAAGCCGAACCACCTGAATATTACGAACGTTTAATAGTGACTAAAAATGCGGATGGCACGTTTTCCGAACGCATAATCCTCTGGCATGATGTGATATTGAAAGATAGTGAAGGCAACATCACAGGGATAATTCGTTCAGGAGAAAACACGACTGAAAGAAAAAATATTGAAGAAGAACTTTCAAAGGCTAACGAAAAGCTCCACAGTTCTCACAAGATGAAAGATGAATTCCTGGCAAACATCAATCACGAACTGAGAACACCATTAATATCAATAAAAGGTTTCAGCGAATTGCTTTACAATGAAAGGCTGGGTAACCTTAACGAGCGTCAAAAAAGGACAATGGAATCAGTTGTCAGAAATTCAGAACGTCTTCAGCATCTTATAGAATCACTGTTCTATGTAAGTGAAATGCAGAATGAGACTATAAAATACACATTCAGTTTCCTTAATATCAAAAATATACTTGAAACGCTTAAAAAGGACATGTTCCCCCAGATCGATCATAAAGGACTCGAGGTCAATGCCGACATTCCAGATTCACTCCCACCCATACACGGGAACACAAAATATATAGAAAGTGTATTGATGCATCTTCTTGACAATGCTATCAAATATACCCCCTCTGGAAAAAGTATCTCCCTCATTGCCTCGGAAGAGAACGGGGACATACACATTATCATAAAAGATACAGGTAAAGGTATTCCAACTGATATGCTTACCCATATATTCAGTGAGGTTCCTGAAGAAGGGGATGAATGTGATCTTTGTTACAGCAATCAGGATTATGGACTGATCATCTGTAAAAAGATAATCGAAGCACATAGAGGCTCCATATGGATAAACAGTGAAGTAAACCATGGCACTGAGATCCATGTCAAATTGCCTGTATTCGTTGAGAAGGAAATATCTGCAAATAAATGA
- a CDS encoding YgiQ family radical SAM protein produces MSHKKRNPKKLDTSRFLPMDIKDIKSRGWDQLDIIIVTGDAYVDHPGFGATIIGRVLEDAGFKVGIIAQPNWEDTKDFTKLGKPRLFFAVTSGNTDSMVSNYTPALKPRPKDMYSPGGKPGLRPSRAVVVYSNRLKQTYPDVPIIIGGIEASLRRFAEFDHWSGKVRQSILADAPADLLVYGMGELQTPEIARRLDSGEDIRNINEIPGTTWKLEVKKWKEAKENDQIPFPYVEMPSYNEVSKDKPTYAKAFKLMYDQQDPVRGITLVQPHPKTTIVQNPPMRQLSQKELDHVYDLPYTRREHPSYKEPVPALETVRVSITTHRGCFGSCSFCAIAQHQGRMITSRSIDSILREAELLTRMKEFKGNIIGVGGPSANMYAMKCKNWENKGACKDKLCLYPEPCPSMDTSHKENIEMLRQLREMPEVKRVFVSYGVRYDLALQDPEYITELCQYHVSGQLKIAPEHFSKSVTDCMKKPGREVFEKFAKIFKETNKRLNKDQYLVTFLMSGHPACTMDNMIELAEYIKATDRYTEQVQDFIPTPMTAATCMFHTGLDPFTGKPVYVATSRREKNIQRAMMHYRDPKNYGLIFEGLKNADRQDLIGNTWNCLIPRKGKNMFAPKR; encoded by the coding sequence ATGTCACATAAAAAACGTAACCCGAAAAAGTTAGACACATCCCGCTTTCTTCCGATGGATATTAAAGACATCAAGAGCCGCGGATGGGATCAACTTGACATAATAATTGTAACAGGTGACGCCTACGTAGACCACCCCGGCTTTGGTGCAACCATCATAGGACGCGTCCTGGAAGATGCAGGATTCAAAGTAGGGATCATCGCCCAACCTAACTGGGAAGACACAAAGGATTTCACCAAACTGGGAAAACCCCGGCTTTTCTTCGCAGTCACTTCAGGGAACACTGACTCAATGGTCAGCAACTATACCCCTGCACTAAAACCACGTCCAAAGGACATGTACTCCCCTGGAGGCAAACCAGGACTTCGCCCCAGCCGTGCAGTCGTTGTCTACTCCAACCGTCTAAAACAAACATATCCTGACGTACCTATTATCATCGGCGGAATAGAAGCGTCCCTCAGGCGTTTTGCTGAATTCGACCACTGGTCCGGCAAAGTAAGACAATCCATACTCGCCGATGCGCCCGCAGACCTTCTCGTATATGGAATGGGAGAGCTGCAAACACCTGAGATCGCCCGAAGGCTTGATTCAGGTGAAGATATCAGGAACATAAATGAGATTCCCGGTACCACATGGAAACTTGAGGTGAAGAAATGGAAGGAAGCGAAAGAGAACGATCAGATACCATTCCCTTACGTGGAAATGCCTTCCTACAATGAAGTATCAAAGGACAAGCCGACATATGCAAAAGCATTCAAACTAATGTATGACCAACAGGACCCTGTAAGAGGGATCACCCTTGTCCAGCCCCACCCAAAAACGACTATCGTCCAGAACCCCCCAATGAGACAGCTTTCCCAAAAGGAACTTGATCATGTCTATGACCTACCTTACACCCGACGGGAGCACCCTTCATACAAAGAGCCAGTACCTGCTCTTGAAACTGTCCGAGTTTCAATAACAACTCACAGAGGCTGTTTTGGAAGCTGTTCATTCTGTGCCATCGCACAACATCAGGGAAGAATGATAACAAGCCGTAGCATTGACTCCATACTGCGTGAAGCTGAGCTTCTGACAAGAATGAAAGAATTCAAAGGCAACATAATAGGGGTTGGCGGACCAAGTGCTAACATGTATGCCATGAAATGCAAGAACTGGGAGAACAAGGGCGCCTGCAAGGATAAACTTTGTCTGTACCCTGAACCCTGCCCCTCCATGGACACATCCCACAAAGAAAATATCGAAATGTTGCGCCAGCTTCGGGAAATGCCGGAAGTAAAGCGTGTTTTTGTAAGTTATGGAGTTCGATATGACCTCGCCTTACAAGACCCTGAATATATCACAGAGCTCTGCCAATATCACGTCAGTGGTCAATTGAAAATTGCACCTGAACACTTTTCAAAATCAGTCACGGACTGTATGAAAAAGCCAGGAAGAGAAGTATTTGAAAAATTTGCCAAGATATTTAAGGAAACTAACAAGAGACTGAACAAAGACCAGTATCTTGTAACGTTCCTTATGTCAGGTCACCCTGCATGTACAATGGATAATATGATAGAACTTGCAGAGTACATCAAAGCAACTGACAGATATACCGAACAGGTACAGGATTTCATACCAACCCCGATGACCGCGGCAACCTGTATGTTCCACACAGGACTTGATCCCTTCACAGGAAAACCAGTCTATGTAGCTACTTCTCGTAGAGAAAAGAACATCCAGAGAGCAATGATGCATTATCGTGACCCAAAAAACTATGGTCTTATTTTCGAAGGATTGAAAAATGCGGACCGTCAGGACCTTATCGGGAATACCTGGAATTGCCTTATACCACGAAAAGGCAAGAATATGTTTGCACCAAAAAGATGA
- a CDS encoding MBL fold metallo-hydrolase, which yields MKITSITTSPYASNSYLINEKILIDPGMDTDQLIQKIKEHTQPENIELIILTHSHFDHCAAAKAVAEICNAPIAIHKDDAQALKSKEESVSILFSAPAPDIDPDILYENGDIIKISETESLEVIHTPGHTPGGISLYEPSSKSLFSGDTVFPNGGIGRTDFTGGSLDKLSVSIEKLTELDVITLYPGHGPVTSDDVNKQIRLSLQMSRAYR from the coding sequence ATGAAGATCACCAGCATAACCACGTCCCCATACGCATCCAACTCATACCTCATAAACGAAAAGATACTCATCGATCCCGGAATGGATACAGATCAGCTCATACAAAAAATAAAAGAGCACACCCAGCCGGAAAACATCGAACTGATAATACTGACCCACTCCCACTTCGACCATTGCGCCGCAGCTAAAGCCGTAGCAGAAATATGCAATGCACCTATCGCTATCCATAAAGATGATGCTCAAGCCCTGAAAAGTAAAGAAGAGAGTGTATCCATACTTTTCTCAGCACCAGCCCCGGACATCGACCCGGATATCCTCTACGAGAATGGTGACATAATAAAGATAAGTGAGACCGAATCCCTGGAGGTCATTCACACCCCCGGCCACACCCCTGGAGGAATATCACTTTACGAGCCATCTTCGAAAAGCCTTTTCTCCGGTGACACTGTATTTCCAAACGGAGGGATTGGCCGCACCGATTTTACCGGCGGCTCATTGGATAAGCTTTCAGTATCTATAGAAAAACTAACAGAACTGGATGTAATTACACTCTACCCGGGACACGGCCCAGTTACCAGTGATGACGTGAACAAGCAGATACGTTTATCACTACAGATGTCAAGAGCATACCGATAA
- a CDS encoding TatD family hydrolase, whose product MLYIYNVISIALTSIEALVTAINMLFNIRSMLKVIDSHCHLDFPKFNRDRDKTIERAHNAGVVKMVNSGIDLKTNQATLALANEYDFIYPTIGLSPLIVSHYGNEVANSILLQLELHAEQAVGIGEAGLDYHYYKEDKEREHQKQYFRKVIEIAEKYEKTLVIHGREAEEDCFEMVKDLDKVVFHCYGGSIETAARINDAGYYISIPTIVCFSEHHKKIAENVPLNKMLIETDSPYLSPRKGRNEPAFVLDNLSVIAEAKGTDIETIANATFRNTKKIFGI is encoded by the coding sequence ATGTTATACATATATAATGTAATTTCCATTGCCCTCACATCTATCGAAGCTCTCGTAACAGCTATTAACATGCTCTTCAACATAAGAAGCATGCTAAAGGTCATAGACTCACACTGTCACCTTGACTTCCCAAAGTTCAATCGTGACCGTGATAAAACAATAGAAAGAGCACACAATGCGGGTGTTGTTAAAATGGTCAACTCAGGAATTGACCTGAAGACAAACCAGGCAACACTCGCACTTGCAAACGAATACGATTTTATCTATCCTACAATCGGCCTAAGCCCTCTGATAGTATCCCACTACGGCAACGAAGTCGCCAATTCGATTCTTCTCCAGCTAGAACTACATGCAGAACAAGCAGTAGGCATAGGAGAAGCAGGTCTTGACTATCATTACTATAAGGAAGACAAGGAAAGAGAACACCAGAAACAATACTTTCGTAAAGTAATAGAGATAGCAGAAAAATACGAAAAGACACTCGTAATTCACGGAAGGGAAGCTGAAGAAGACTGTTTTGAAATGGTAAAGGATCTCGACAAGGTTGTCTTCCACTGCTATGGAGGTTCAATAGAAACAGCGGCCAGAATAAACGATGCAGGATACTACATATCCATCCCCACAATAGTCTGTTTTTCAGAGCATCATAAAAAAATAGCAGAGAACGTCCCCCTTAACAAAATGCTCATTGAAACCGATAGCCCCTACCTGTCCCCTCGCAAAGGAAGGAATGAACCCGCATTCGTACTGGACAACCTCTCAGTAATAGCAGAAGCAAAAGGTACAGATATTGAGACCATTGCAAACGCCACCTTCAGGAACACAAAGAAGATATTTGGCATCTAA